The genomic window GGTGCTGGCTGACAGTGATGGAGGCACATGGATCACCCGCTGATACGGCGCCAGGAAGTGTAATACATGGAACACTACTCAACACTGACACAGCTGTGGAGTGTTTCCCGCggcgtgtgtgtggatgcccagggacaaaacatcacacacacacacacacacactgacgttaCACACGTGAATATGCAGATGATAGTAACCTGCCAGGCGTCTTCTGATGGGTCCTGCTCATCTTCTTACTTGTACTGGGGCATCGCTCCAGATTTCTTTGCACCAGCGTTAGAACATATATTCTTTAAGTTTACAGGAAGGACATGTATGTTCTCATGTCTGAAGGACAAATGTCATTCCCTTTGATTTTACACATTTGTTTTCATGGTCATTGTCTTTCTTGTCTGTAAACATGTGTCAAGTGTGTCTGTTTTATGAAACCCGGTTTCAGCCCTCTGGCCGCTGCACTCTCCGTCTGATGCGTTTGTACAGGATAGGTCTGTGTCAGTCACAGCAATTACAACATGGAAATAATCTCACATCAGAAACTTGCTGCTGAATCTCAGGGCTTCATTCAGAGGTTCCATAGCCTGTTTCAGTATGTGGGAGAGCTTAGTGAACATGCAGAGACGACTAATGCATGTCATTTGTGGCTTTGCTGTCAGCAGAGAACCTAATCATTTTGTAGATTTCCTCTTTAAATATAATAATTGTAGTATATGAGTTAGGTTGCCCCATTACAATACTCAAAAGGAAGTATTTGGACATTTTATTGTTGTCTAATGTACTCTGATTTTATATTAACAGCTAAATAAAATAAGGGAAAATACTCTGGggttgatttttctttttctgtttggaATGACTAAATCTGTAAATAGGGACACTGACAGTAATGAAGCACAACACAAATGAACTATTCCTCTGGCCTGCTAGAGCTGTTAGCTGTAAGGTGAGATGTCCCCCAAGTCTAAGTAGAGGGCACCTGCTTTATTCTGTTTTAGTTTTACTCTGGAACACTTTTGTGTTTAGTCCACACAGTCCAGTTTTTGAGCCCCTGAAACATCTTTTAAGGGAAAGCGCTAAAAGATGTATTTTTGAGATTTTCAATGCAATAAACATTCAAgagacaaatacaaaacaaacaaaccacaagGATTTAGttataaattacattttttttccagttCTTGAAAGCAATCTTTTAGTCCATTTTACAGTTAACGCTACATCTGTCATAAAACATCCAAGTTTGCTACAGGTATAATTCAAGTAAGGCCTTGACGGTATGAACAGTACAATATATATGGTTACTGCAATATATCTCATAACAAAGTCACAATTGACATAAGTGATGCCATTTGTAAACAGGAAATAACATTTAAACAATTCATCTCCAAGTTATACCctatataaatacatacatcTTTACAAAAagtttctctttttcttctttgcaAGGGATCTTCCCTGCCAGATGTACAGTAGGTTTCTGAAACCCTTGGTTCCACTGCACTTACTAAGCTCCATCAGTAATAAAGGTAGATGCTCTCTTTGCTGGTCTAGATTGTCATGAActaggacatacagtatgtgcagtcATGTCAGACATACATGTGCTATCTGTAGTCTTTTTGGATGCTGCCAGAAACAAGGACATGAAACATGAAAATGAGCCAATGATATtgatggatgtggatgtggccTCATATTCTTTCTCTGCTCagagcccccaccccccagagtCTGAACTCAAATCTCCTGAAAGGCATCAATCAAACTATTCTGTTTGGCTCTGAACTCTCATTCAGTTGTAAAATATTTTGGCAAAATGCTTGGTTTATaaattgtgtttatttgtgtagcaATATTTTCAAACGAAACATACAATCTCTGCTGGCCAGGTAGAGAACACAAATAAATGTTCACtgaaaatagaaataaaaacaaatcgcAAAGAAAAACTGctaactgtaggcctactgatggCAGTGGCACTGGATCATTACTGAATGATATGTCACATCAATACAGAAGAGACTCTTAAGTCCAAAttccacaaacacatcaaacaAAAAAGGGAACCAGGCTGGTATATGCCCAGTTTCAGTCACATGCTTGGCACTCTAGATGCTGACATGGTAGATTATAAAAGAACCTACAAGTTCTCACTTGTGAAGTTACTCATCATCCTGTAATCTGATGACCTCTAACTGGTTTCAGGCAGAGAAGGGTTTGATAAGGCATAGGTGAGGGATTAGTCAATGACGGTTGGGAATGCAGTGGTATAACAAGGCAAACGATGGTGTGAGGCTCGGTCACAGTGAGTGAAGGTGAGGAACAGGGTACATTAGAGTGCAGAGATTACAGGGGAGGGAAGGTTCTGTCCATCTActggtcactcactcactcactctcctcgTTCTCTCTTTTCTATGTGCTACACATAAGCACAttctcatccttacagtggtgCTCTGTCCCACCAgctcattatacacacacacaccttccaaaCATCCATGTCCTCTATCTAACTGttctgaaaaataaataacaaatgtGCAAAGAACGCataggatgggggggggggggcagtatggCACACAACATTTAAAAGGCATAGGTGCAGGCAGGGTATGGATGTTTTGGGGTGAGAAAATTAGGCATAGTAAGAGGTCATTGCAGATGAGCAGATAGAACGAAGATGATAGAGGCAAATGAACAAGCGTTCCATTACACGTTCCATTACACGCACACTTGTATGCACAGTGAGGTTGACTGCTTATGGAGACACAAACCTGCCAGGGCTGGGAGTTCACCAGGCATCCCTGTAGTTGTGGATGACTGAGTGAATGTGTCCAACGgtttgtctcagtgtgtgtgtgtgtttatcagagCACACTGGAATCGGTGCGGGCCAGTTTGGCAGGCGGCTCAAGAGCCAGACTCGTGTCAGCATGGTGAGAAGTGAGCTCCTGACACTCTTCATcactctcatcttcctcctcctcctcttcctctgtagtccaaacacacacacacacaccatgagggCAGTgcacaatgcaacacaacacatcaTCTGCAGGACACATAAGGACGAGACAGAACTGAGAAATGGACAGATGTCCCGTCTACCTTTATCTGGGTCCAGTGTGCTAAGACTGCGGCTCAGAGTTGAAAACTGTGGACGGGAGAGAGAAGTCATCAGTATGCAGTCTGTGCGCCTGGCCATCAacaccctcaacacacactTTTACCAGCTGCTCATTTGCTGCTCCTATAATCCTATATCCTGTAATCTGATACTTTGGAGCTATAGGCTTCAGGACTTTGGAGAGTATGTGGAGGTGGAGCTGACGTGAGTGTGGTAGGTGTGAGAGGTACCTCTCCCATGACAGCGATAGGGGTCTCTCCCTTGGCCTGGGCCACCCTGTGCTCGATCAGATAGTACATGTACTCATCGTACAGCAGGCGGATCAGGTGGAATGAGCCAAAGCTCGCTGCGCTGCGCAGGGTGAGGTCTCGGATCACCATGGAgctgagagaagaggaagacatGAGAAGGAAACAGACTTAGACGGtttgaagtataagtataaatactcttttgatcccgtgagggaaatttggtctctgcatttatcccaatccgtgaattagtgaaacacacacagcacacagtgtacacacagtgaggtgaagcacacactaatcccggcacagtgagctgcctgcatcaacagcggcgctcggggagcagtcaagggcacttcagccgtgcttactggtcggggatcgaaccggcaaccctccggttacaagtccgaagtgctaaccagtaggccgcggCTGCCCAAACGCTGTACTGGGAAAAACACCGACAGTCTACAGCTGATGAGAAGATAACCACAGCTACAACCAAGCAGTCGACAGAACAGGCCACAGATTTCAAGCTGTGTGTGACTCTTTATCTCAGACATGTTTTATACAAACACCAGATATTTTAAGATCATAAAAAACCGTGTAATTGTGCTTGTAATTGTTGTAAAACGTTAACTGCTACACTGTTGTAAAATGTTAACTGTTAACGAGCACTGCACCATGAACAATGAGGAtgacacatgcactcacaaaaCAACTCACCTGTAGAAAGACCACTTCAGCAGGAACTGCTTGGCAGCTTTAGGAAAGGCGGGGCTGGACTGGTAGGGCTTTAGGACCTGGGAGACCACGCCGTCCAGCCAGGCAGCCCACTGTTCCAGTGAGTTCTGCTGCTGCAGCGTGAGCTTGAAGTCCTGCTCCAGCCGCTGCACCACGCCGTCCTCACAGCGGCACACCCACGAGGCCTGCTcctgagagacacacaaacacacacacgcgcacacacacacgcacatacacacatacacacacacacacacacacacacacacagacagacacacacatacacacacacacacacacacagacacacacacacacacgcacacacacacatacacacacacatacacacgcccacacacacacacacactgttggtcAGCTGTGGTGCAAGCGGTTGCAGCATCCATACCACTTTCAGGTCCAAGCACCCATGGGGACTCGAGTACAAATCTGACCCATGGTCATCTCCCCATcctaccccatctctctctctctctcactcgctttctgtcactcttcactgtcctatctgaatCTTAAgccagccacccccccccacccctccaaaaaaaaagatgtgaAATGAAAGATCAGACAAAAAGAGGAAAAGCAAGTGTGTGTAGGTTGCGGAAACTACCTGCACGTTAGCGAAGTCCACCCGGTTGAGGTCGGAGAGCATCTGGCTGATCTGCGTGGTGTTCTGCAGGACGGCGCGGGCCGCCTGGGCCAGGTGGTTGAGGGAGGTGTACCTGCGCAGCGTCTGGGCGAACGCGCCTACACAAGTCACCTGGAGGCACAATGAGCGGTCACTTCATCTGCAAACCGTTCCCCTCACTTTCCCTCTTCCCTTGCCCAGCACAGAGGCCATTAATAGTTCTCACAATGTTTTCCTTTATAATACTTCCATGCATCCAAACACAgagttcccactctaagtcaaatgtaaaactccatgacttttccctgactttcTCTGACAAAAgaaaacctgaatttccatgacttactatataatgaatggtacaatataccgaGCACCTGCGTAgtgttcaagaatcttttacttttttagagcgggagatgaatgaatgggcattgaataaacaaagttgtgctactcaagcaagcagtaaagctaataaccagatatgcTCCAATTCTGGgtggaaatatttgtattaatgtattttggtaagtacattttaaacaaacaaatttccctgatattccatgactttgtcccaaaaatgataaaattccctgactttccatgtctggaatagactttccaaaatcccatgatattccagaaattccatgggAACCCTGCAAACAAAGCCCTCAAATGTGTTACAGAAAGTTGAGAGAGTTCATGAGTGTCGGACCTTGATGCGGACCATTTCCTCTGGGATGTTCATCATGGCACTGGTCAGCCAGCTCTCCACACTTTTGCCAAAGTTACGGATGGCTTGAGTTAAGGCAcctgagaggagagatgaggagttAGCCAAACCACATCAACACACTTACTGGACACAGCCTGGGTGGACATAAGGGTCATTCTAGgtgtaaaatctcatttgtGCGTGAGGAGCCCGGCGTGGTCAGACTCACTGGGGATGGGCCGCAGCACATCGGGGATTAGCACCTCCACCAGACTCTGGTACAGGATGTTGTCACAGTCTCGGCTCCAGTTCAGCACCGGCTCATATTTACACAGCAGCACCAGGGCTGACTTAGGCAGACGCTTCTCAGACTCCtcattactacacacacacacacacacacacacacacacacacgcacaaacacacacacacagttacattcAGAAACCGTACTGCAAGATCCTTCCTCAGCTGATCTGGAGGATTGTCATGAGTGGCGGTACTCACACACTGGCTGCATCGCTGGGCTCACTGGTCTGGCTCTCGTTGAACCTCCAGAAGCTCTTCCACAGAGTCTCCACCAGGGGGAACTGCAGGTTCACCATCACATCCAGGATGGCCTGCACAGGAACACAGCAAACATCAGCACACACTACTTCAGCCCAGAGCCATGACCAGCTTGTGTCCACATCATCAGCTCACATTAGCATTCATAAACAAGTCTGTCCACACTATCTACTGTACATCCATCTGAAACTATGCCTCCTCAGCGCTGCCCATGAACAATTGGAAATAGTCCAGACGCTCCCTCTCAACACTAGAGGGCTTGCTTGGAGCACTCTCATTGTCCTTAACAGCATGAGCTTTGCTCTGATATGTTGGGTTTACTGCACAGCAGATGGGCTCTTGTTTTCCAGCCGTTGTGTCAGTGCACCTCTAACCTCTAACCTCTAACCTCACAGACTttctgaggaggaagaggggcttCCTGCACAACTCACCTCGCAGTGCTCACGGTACAGCTGCTGATAGGCTGCGATGTTCTCCACAGAGATCCCATTGGCCAGCACTTTGGCCTGCAGCTCAACGACGGGGAACTCCGGGAGCGTCCGGGTGGCATCTGTTAAAGGAGATGACGGGTTAAAGCCTGACGTCCCTGAATGTGAGCGTGTGTTTTCTTCTGccggtgttgagtgtgtgtttctcaccCAGAAACTGCTGGTACTGCTGCACCTGGGCACTGATGTCGGACAGACCACCACCCTGCTGCTGGCCACCCAGAGACATCCCATTGGTCATCCCCTCCACCTTCTGCACCGGCTTTATCCTGCACAAGAAACGCCTCATGTCAGCGTTAGTGGACCAGCCAGTCATAGCTCGGTAGAGGTCAACACCATGCTTGAATGCGTtgcaaagacacaaacacacactgatacactctGAGCCCTCTCCTCCGCTCACCTTTGTTTGTGGGTAAAGGGCTGCTGCCGCATGGCCAGGTGCTGCTGATCTTCTATCAGGCGGAGCAGAGGGGAGCCAGCCTTGATCCGCAGCCCATAATAGTGGTACTTTGAGTTCCCTCTGAAAtaacacacaatatatatatatgatgcaTGTGGACACCACTCTTAAGTTTAACactgaacccagatattctttagaacgttaatttcccaacattcccggtactcctttaagggttaatggaTGTGACTCTGATTTGTGTCAAATAACCGTATTTGTTGAaagggtgtgcatgtgttgacTGAACAAAAGAACTATTATTGCATATTCATAGAGAATTTGACATTTCAGTTGCTGTTGTCCAATCCATATTATCAAACCCAAAAAAGACTAAAGTAATATTGCATATGCGCTAAATGACGATCTGAGCAAATGGAGCCCCACAGACATATAGGCGATCCAATAACATAATCCATTATATTCAAATAACCACTGATCAATCGATTCAGATAGAATCAAAAAGCTAGAGACTTGTATTATAAGCAGTAAGGTAGAAAGCTGGTTAAAAGCAGTAAGGCTAAAATCTACTCGTGGTACCTCTGCATCATTTCCTGGGGGCATATGAGAACAACACTGAGAAATCCAAAGGGATTCAGATAGGATTCATAGATGAGGATTACGTGATAAGAATCATCACATTATGCAAGATGCATTAGCAATGCTGTCATGATATAATTGCAGCTGTTGTCTATGTCTCGATCTCTACTGaggtgaaagtgaaagtcaggCCATCACTCCATGTGGGGCATATGGGGATATGGCGGCTTCATCATGGCCTCTAAACACACCCACTGGCATTTCAGAAGGATTACAGAGATAATTAGTTACAAAAATTAActtccaaaaataaaaaatgcttTGACTAGgtattcacaccaaacaaaAGGCCTGACATTCACTAGGTAATACTAAGTCATGTGCTTGTTAAGgcatgtgtaaatgtatgtgtgtgtgtgcgtgcatgtataagtatgtgtgtacgtatatatatgcaaatgtgtgtgtgtgtgtgtgtgtgtgtgtgtgtaccgtgtgCCTAGGCGCCGTGTCCTCAGGCCCATGAACACAGATCTGATGAGTTTGCCAAAGGAGGCGGCGTTGACGGGCTCTAGCTTGGCCTCCTGGCAGTGCAGCAGGTAGTGGCAGTAGAGCGTGCAGCGCGGCAGACTCACCCCCTCAGCCGTCTCGTAGTTATCCAGCAGCCACTCCACCTGagcaacaacacacacgcacacacacatggagaggcATCCCACATACCAGAGAGAGAAGCCCATGTAATGGCAGTATCCTCTATGCAGGTCTCTTGTGCTGcaggagtgtggagtgtgtgtgtgcactcacggTGGCTGGGGAGGCGCGGGTGGTGTGCGTGTAGCCCTGGTTGCTGTTGCTCCCTCCCCCCAGCATGTAGCCGCCCTGGATGACGTAACTTCCTGAACCTCCTCCGGTGCCTTCGGCTCCTGCCCCACCTGAGCTGCCCGCGCTCCCAGCGGTTACTACGGTGACGCCAGAGCCCGCCCCACTGCTGCTATTGGTCACGATCTGCCCAAAAAGGAAATAGGATGAAGCCACCCACTGCCTTGTAGCTGTGTGGAAATAAAGAGGTGTGAGAAGGAACAGGCCTCACCTGAGAGCCCGTGGAGGGCGTCGTCTCATAGTAGGAGCCAGTGGGTGTGCTCTGGGAGTACAGAGAGCTCTCTGAGTATGGGTAACTCCCTGAACGTctgagcagagaaagagagagagagagagagactttttaaAGACTATTTGACAGTTTTGTCAAAGCACCACCCGTTCATTCAGTTGCATGTGTTGCTGTATTGTGCATGGAGAGACACGGGCAGAAGCaggatgagggagggagagaagaagagagaagagactcACATGGTGCCGCTGTAGTTGGCCTCTCTGCCCTCCACATACTGCACCTGACTGGAGTACACATGCGGCACTGAGCCCTGCTGGATCTGCTGCTGCACctgtcacacacgcacgcgcacacgcacacgcacgcacacacacacgtattaaCACCATGCTCATTGCGTGTGGTCCCCCTCCCTCTGCTCCTGTGCTGGGACCTACTCTGAGGGCCGTGGCGCTCTCGCACAGCAGCACCGGGGGCAGAGTCTGAGTCTGCACGGCGACCGGCCGCTCTGCTTCCCAGCCCTCCATGGCCAGCACCGAGCCGGACACGGGGAAGGACACGGGGTACGAGAGCGACACGGGGACGGGCACGAAGGGCGGGAAACGAGAGGGGTCAGCGGCCGAGTGGAAAGCCCAGTCGCCTGCCGCTGCGGCCAGCCACTGCTGCGCCTGCCCGCTCGGCGTCCATGCTCTCTTTGCTGTCCCTGCTTCCTCTCTGCTCCATCTGCCTGAGtgcctctctctgcctgtcactAGCTCACCGCTCTGCTGCAGAGCGCTAGCCTGCACctgcaactacacacacaccacacgtcaCACTCACAACTTCCATGACTGGTTTTACCCATTTGGCACAGGTTATGTACAGAGCATGCCAACTTGTTTGCACAAAATTAGAATGACAAGAAAACAAGGACACACAATGAGAGGTCATGCAAATCATCCTTCTATATGATGTTTCCTGGTGATGGTTTTAGTCCTGTCCAACTTGCTTGTCACTTCTTTTGGTGACATTGTGTTTGGTGACTAATTGAGTGGATATTTGGGAGACCAAATGAGAGGACTGTAGTGGTGCTGTTGATGGCACAGAAACCCACTGTGGTGATGATTTTGGTTTGCGTGTTTTGAAGTCAAGCCTACTGGAAGTAGTGGACATGCTCTTGCACATTTCAGAAATCTATTTAGTAAATACATGTCAGGTCATGTATTATTACAGAGTAGATGGTTAAGCACACATTTAGAGTGACTAAGGTGCATTAAAACACTGATGAAACAAATGATGCCTCAACTGAACAAGCTGATTAAAAGAGCTGGCTCTGTGCTTGGAAGTTCACTGGAGCCCCTAAAGTTGGTTGTTGAGAGAAGGATGTTGCAAAAACTGCTTAGCATTATGGACATCACCTCACATCTGCTGCATGAAATACTGATCAGACAACAGAGTGTTTTCAGCTGGAGAATGCCCCAATTTGGCTGTAATGAGGAGCGTTATAGCAAGCCATTCCTGCCCATTGCTATAACAGCTCACAATGACTCCCCTGCCTATGTGCCGGGAGAGGAGAATCATACTCTGGGAGACAATGCACAGTTTACATACAATTGCACAGAGACTTCATATCCTGCAttctatttatctatttttgaattgtgtatatgtgtgctatatattattgttattattaattGTTGCTGTAACACCATATTTTCCCTTTGGGAATGAATAAAGtaatctgtctatctatctatcaatctaaaGTGAACTTACAAGCCACATGTTTTTCTGAACTTAACCTTACTACCTCAATACTGGTCTAAATACTAGAACTACTGGTCTAAAATACATAATCGCCTTAATCATGAGCCTTCAATAGAGCTGACTTGAGTATtaatcctgtttgtgtgtgtgtacatctgtgtggctgtgtgtttaggtgtgtggcTAGCATCACAATCAACATATGCTAGCATATATAATGCTACTACAATATTGACCTCTTTAggcaacataaacacattgATGACAAAATGTATGACAATCTAGTGCATTTTTGTGTAGCAATGCCTACAACTGAACAGCTCAATTGCTTAGAACATTGCTTGAATCTGGACTGTACTGTgaagcagatgtgtgtgtgtgtgtgtctgctcttaCCTGGGCCGTCTGCACCTGCTGCACTACCTGGGTGGGCACACTGGTCTGCACCACAGAGGGAGGGGGACTGGAGTCTGACACCGAGTCGTTTGAGTGAAGGGAGCCCTCTAGAGATTTACAGAtagagacaaaaaagaaaagaaaaagaagatgaGCACCAAAAACACTTCAAATGCGTTTACATTTCTCTTCTACTGTCAACAGGTTTACAACAACATCTGCTACTGCTAAACACACAGGTGAACCTGAGTCGGTAGACattgaaacaaaaaacaaatcagtGACATTCTCACTGCTTTTCAGTTTGAGTACTTACGATACACCCCTTCCAGACGGTAAAAGCAGTTACTGTAGAACATGGCTCAGTTAACAGAGCCAGTACAAGGGCTAAGGGCTAGAGACATGGAGAGATGAAGGCAAACCAAAAGGATGCtcgtctctttcactctccttgGTCAACTCTTATATTATGCAGGCAGGAGGGTAGCCTTGGACAACTAATCTCAGCAGATGGGGAAAAGATCCCCTCTTTTGGTAAACATGGGTATCAGATGGAGAAAGGGCCAAgcaagcagagagagacagaatgagagagagagagagagagagagagaaagaaaaaaagagagagagatgaattgtATGTATTAAGCATAAGAGAACAAGACACGATTTTCACAACCTTCTCTTGATTGTGACATCCTGTGCACTTTTCCCTCGTCCTAAGTTTGTCCCTCTGCTAGTTGATTTCTTTTAGACTGATAATAAAGGAAACTTCAAAGTCAAAAGTCTTTCTGCAAAACAATTCCTTcagttctctcctctcttcctcagcCACCTACTTTGGATCTCAGCATACTGTGCATGCTCTTTGTCCACTCTACACGATTTCAAAGACTCAAGCACTGTAGAGCAGCTATTTTGTTTCTATTATCCAGACAAAGCCACGTCAGAGTAACTCAGTTAGCTGTGGCTTAACTCTGTTACAGGGACAGCATATCAGGCCTTGTAGTCACTGATTAGGCAGGATATCCGTAGTCATGCAATACAGAGCTAGAGGCCAGGACTTGAACAGGTTCCAACAAACtaatgtgtgtgggagtgggtctgtgtgtgtgtgtgtgtgtgtgtgtgtgtgtgtgtgtgtgtgtgttgaccactgtgtgtgactgtgcatgtGCCTACACCCTTACCAGGCAACATGATATGAACAACACCTGACAGGGTCTTGGCTACTAATAGAACACCCCAAAATATACATGCAGTAacaatctaacacacacatttacacacacacacacacacacacacacacacacacacacacacacacacttaagatcATTTGTTAATTTACCAATGTTCTCATTAATAAGAATACATTTTgttatggaaaaaaaacatctaaaagACATCAATAAAATGACACAGTGAAAGGGTATGTCAATGAAATGACACAGTAAAAGGGTATGTCATATGCACAATCTGACAGAACAAAGCACAATACTGTACTCTAATACTGTACTGCAAACATCTAATACTGTACTGCAAacatctatcacacacacatgtgaatgaTCAGTACTCAGTAAACTAAAGCGCATGACCAGAGTGAATGATAAACTTCTTTAAGTCCTGTGAT from Alosa sapidissima isolate fAloSap1 chromosome 9, fAloSap1.pri, whole genome shotgun sequence includes these protein-coding regions:
- the rfx1b gene encoding MHC class II regulatory factor RFX1 isoform X1, with amino-acid sequence MATPAYVEDLQQQPSQTQGGSVNVATASPATPQFLSEVQASPGSTAQVSVPTPQTVQATPIISSNATQKSAILATTTQVSTSQTQYVTAELQSPGIQTSNGQSTPQYIVVTVTEGSLHSNDSVSDSSPPPSVVQTSVPTQVVQQVQTAQLQVQASALQQSGELVTGRERHSGRWSREEAGTAKRAWTPSGQAQQWLAAAAGDWAFHSAADPSRFPPFVPVPVSLSYPVSFPVSGSVLAMEGWEAERPVAVQTQTLPPVLLCESATALRVQQQIQQGSVPHVYSSQVQYVEGREANYSGTIRSGSYPYSESSLYSQSTPTGSYYETTPSTGSQIVTNSSSGAGSGVTVVTAGSAGSSGGAGAEGTGGGSGSYVIQGGYMLGGGSNSNQGYTHTTRASPATVEWLLDNYETAEGVSLPRCTLYCHYLLHCQEAKLEPVNAASFGKLIRSVFMGLRTRRLGTRGNSKYHYYGLRIKAGSPLLRLIEDQQHLAMRQQPFTHKQRIKPVQKVEGMTNGMSLGGQQQGGGLSDISAQVQQYQQFLDATRTLPEFPVVELQAKVLANGISVENIAAYQQLYREHCEAILDVMVNLQFPLVETLWKSFWRFNESQTSEPSDAASVNEESEKRLPKSALVLLCKYEPVLNWSRDCDNILYQSLVEVLIPDVLRPIPSALTQAIRNFGKSVESWLTSAMMNIPEEMVRIKVTCVGAFAQTLRRYTSLNHLAQAARAVLQNTTQISQMLSDLNRVDFANVQEQASWVCRCEDGVVQRLEQDFKLTLQQQNSLEQWAAWLDGVVSQVLKPYQSSPAFPKAAKQFLLKWSFYSSMVIRDLTLRSAASFGSFHLIRLLYDEYMYYLIEHRVAQAKGETPIAVMGEFSTLSRSLSTLDPDKEEEEEEEDESDEECQELTSHHADTSLALEPPAKLARTDSSVL
- the rfx1b gene encoding MHC class II regulatory factor RFX1 isoform X2, with protein sequence MATPAYVEDLQQQPSQTQGGSVNVATASPATPQFLSEVQASPGSTAQVSVPTPQTVQATPIISSNATQKSAILATTTQVSTSQTQYVTAELQSPGIQTSNGQSTPQYIVVTVTEGSLHSNDSVSDSSPPPSVVQTSVPTQVVQQVQTAQVQQQIQQGSVPHVYSSQVQYVEGREANYSGTIRSGSYPYSESSLYSQSTPTGSYYETTPSTGSQIVTNSSSGAGSGVTVVTAGSAGSSGGAGAEGTGGGSGSYVIQGGYMLGGGSNSNQGYTHTTRASPATVEWLLDNYETAEGVSLPRCTLYCHYLLHCQEAKLEPVNAASFGKLIRSVFMGLRTRRLGTRGNSKYHYYGLRIKAGSPLLRLIEDQQHLAMRQQPFTHKQRIKPVQKVEGMTNGMSLGGQQQGGGLSDISAQVQQYQQFLDATRTLPEFPVVELQAKVLANGISVENIAAYQQLYREHCEAILDVMVNLQFPLVETLWKSFWRFNESQTSEPSDAASVNEESEKRLPKSALVLLCKYEPVLNWSRDCDNILYQSLVEVLIPDVLRPIPSALTQAIRNFGKSVESWLTSAMMNIPEEMVRIKVTCVGAFAQTLRRYTSLNHLAQAARAVLQNTTQISQMLSDLNRVDFANVQEQASWVCRCEDGVVQRLEQDFKLTLQQQNSLEQWAAWLDGVVSQVLKPYQSSPAFPKAAKQFLLKWSFYSSMVIRDLTLRSAASFGSFHLIRLLYDEYMYYLIEHRVAQAKGETPIAVMGEFSTLSRSLSTLDPDKEEEEEEEDESDEECQELTSHHADTSLALEPPAKLARTDSSVL